The Gordonibacter urolithinfaciens genome contains a region encoding:
- a CDS encoding nucleoid-associated protein produces MKINHAILHVFDFVSCVNVYAQEELDLASKNAKRYVTSHAKKALGNMDAKRGEFAEDSLFAEELRAYFRGQRDFVGLSVQVAEFIAGELGRMEKSESADLLVLDFEDDPDTMVRAMDDEEAAAAYEARGKRYFAFMLLESRQAYMHEVGYGESGAQRVDVARHHAILPNPSQKVASFAVVESKTLGVSFCDKEREIAGERRWLIPDGLLQCSMEASSKEVFDTVARLVEEVAEEYGANSTVALSKAKAYVAENAAESDELAPWDLGEEVFEDEPLQRRFEEALAEEALPERVVVEKNVAKRVARSHKIRTDTGIDITFPAELGENPEFIEFVSGPNGLISIELKNIGSIENR; encoded by the coding sequence ATGAAGATAAACCATGCCATCCTGCACGTCTTCGACTTCGTGTCGTGCGTTAACGTGTATGCCCAGGAGGAGCTGGACCTGGCCAGCAAGAACGCCAAGCGCTACGTGACGAGCCACGCGAAGAAGGCGCTCGGCAACATGGACGCCAAGCGCGGCGAGTTCGCCGAGGACAGCCTCTTCGCCGAGGAGCTGCGAGCCTACTTCCGCGGGCAGCGCGACTTCGTGGGGCTGTCCGTCCAGGTAGCCGAGTTCATCGCCGGCGAGCTGGGGCGCATGGAGAAGTCCGAGTCGGCCGACCTCCTGGTGCTCGACTTCGAGGACGATCCCGACACCATGGTGCGCGCGATGGACGACGAGGAGGCTGCTGCCGCCTACGAGGCGCGCGGCAAGCGCTACTTCGCGTTCATGCTGCTGGAGAGCCGGCAAGCCTACATGCACGAGGTGGGCTACGGCGAGAGCGGCGCGCAGCGCGTGGACGTGGCGCGCCACCATGCCATCCTGCCGAACCCCTCGCAGAAGGTGGCGTCGTTCGCGGTGGTCGAGTCCAAGACGCTCGGCGTGTCGTTCTGCGACAAGGAACGCGAGATCGCGGGCGAGCGGCGCTGGCTCATCCCCGACGGCCTTCTGCAATGCTCTATGGAGGCTTCGAGCAAGGAGGTGTTCGACACGGTGGCGCGCCTGGTGGAGGAGGTGGCCGAGGAGTACGGCGCCAACTCGACCGTGGCGCTCTCGAAGGCGAAGGCCTACGTGGCGGAGAACGCTGCCGAATCCGACGAGCTGGCCCCGTGGGATCTCGGCGAAGAGGTGTTCGAAGACGAGCCCCTGCAGCGCCGTTTCGAGGAGGCGCTTGCCGAGGAGGCCCTTCCCGAGCGCGTGGTGGTGGAGAAGAACGTGGCCAAGCGCGTGGCGAGGAGCCATAAGATACGCACCGACACGGGCATCGACATCACCTTCCCCGCGGAGCTCGGCGAGAACCCCGAGTTCATCGAGTTCGTGAGCGGCCCGAACGGCCTCATCAGCATCGAGCTCAAGAACATCGGCAGCATAGAGAACCGCTGA
- a CDS encoding ABC transporter permease, producing MGIFTRFTLRSLAKNRVRTAVTVAGIALSTALLAAVLTSVGSMQAALLQRTMDTEGSWHVFSSDVSGEALEAIAADDRTVDIATFEELGSALLSDEEAHVVGEFVAVRTLPRAMKGSFEPNGQPLAIMPEIVEGRLPESADEVVLPDYARGIELGGEGARTDGPLAVGSELALDLGTRLYDNGVDGPAVLSSVDNWYRSPERNSGDAEEELVDISERTYRVVGFYERQPNFPGNNFAASSSSIVALAAPGQTGGALTGAYVRTQGIGSLEDMKAFMAGATGTEDFSSTYFHTNLFRYLGISDGRPIWGTLWMVAAVLAVVIVAASVSLIYNAFAISVAERTRQFGLLASLGASKRQLRRTVIAEALVLGLVGVPLGLVLGLGGTAGAFALSQEAFTSLVGTGSGVPVHVDAAVLAAAAALSLATLVASAWVPALRAARVSAVDAIRQTQDVRLSKRAGRKAGAGAGTQVRMGAAGKLFGVPGFVAHRNLSRSAARGRTVVASLAVSVVLIVATGSLADAMAPISDRAARGGAASEADIVASAHVDTSASGSYDLSDHGRDLDLFLEDARTIEGLELLSSTRQGQAEGIVPAAMIASEMKDVRERLDAERNADYVPSSFNEQGDYLGYTALFYLDDASWRALLAELGLDEAAYTDPENPHAIGLNTFQDTFMDGTYASTAPFAGTGSIDLYAIDRPDGFSLMGILDSAEGPLVSYLDITDPQGPAKTIPLEDVATAMPLKVGALANKEPDALSIMGASNQFPAFILPESVAVASSGDYRTNPFTYSFASFSFKAADHAKAADELEKMAAGFDGISINVSDLEESARQDRLTTQAIQLFVMCFSVIMALIAVANVFNTLANSIILRTREFAVLKSVGMGGRAFARMLACECASYAARGLAIGLAAATAVAWALHQATALAFEGLAFSLPWPYVGAAVGMVLAVLALSVAYALARARAGSIVEALRADAI from the coding sequence ATGGGCATCTTCACGCGCTTCACGCTGCGCTCGCTCGCGAAGAACCGCGTGCGCACCGCCGTCACCGTGGCGGGTATAGCGCTCTCCACCGCGCTCCTGGCCGCCGTGCTCACGAGCGTGGGCAGCATGCAGGCGGCGCTCCTGCAGCGGACGATGGACACCGAGGGCTCGTGGCACGTTTTCTCCTCCGACGTGTCCGGCGAGGCTCTGGAGGCGATCGCGGCAGACGATCGCACGGTCGACATCGCCACGTTCGAGGAACTGGGGTCGGCGCTGCTCTCCGACGAGGAGGCGCATGTCGTGGGCGAATTCGTAGCCGTGCGGACGCTTCCCCGGGCGATGAAGGGGTCGTTCGAGCCGAATGGACAGCCACTCGCCATCATGCCGGAGATCGTGGAAGGCCGCTTGCCCGAGTCCGCAGACGAAGTCGTGCTGCCGGACTACGCACGCGGCATCGAGCTGGGCGGAGAAGGCGCACGCACGGACGGACCGCTCGCCGTGGGCAGCGAGCTCGCGCTCGACTTGGGGACGCGCCTGTACGACAACGGAGTCGACGGGCCGGCCGTGCTGAGCAGCGTGGACAACTGGTACCGCTCTCCCGAGAGGAATTCGGGAGATGCCGAAGAGGAGCTCGTCGACATCTCCGAGCGCACGTACAGGGTGGTGGGCTTCTACGAACGCCAACCGAACTTCCCTGGCAACAACTTTGCCGCATCAAGCTCCTCCATCGTGGCGCTTGCAGCCCCTGGCCAGACAGGCGGCGCGCTCACGGGGGCCTACGTGCGGACGCAGGGCATCGGCAGCCTGGAGGACATGAAGGCGTTCATGGCTGGGGCGACGGGCACGGAGGATTTCAGCTCCACGTACTTTCACACGAACCTTTTCCGCTACCTCGGCATCTCCGACGGACGGCCCATCTGGGGCACGCTCTGGATGGTCGCGGCCGTGCTCGCCGTGGTGATCGTGGCGGCATCGGTGTCGCTCATTTACAACGCCTTCGCCATCTCGGTGGCGGAGCGCACGCGCCAGTTCGGCCTGCTGGCCTCGCTCGGCGCGTCGAAGCGGCAGCTGCGGCGCACGGTGATCGCCGAGGCGCTCGTGCTGGGCCTCGTGGGCGTGCCGCTGGGCCTCGTGCTGGGCTTGGGCGGCACGGCCGGCGCGTTCGCCCTGTCGCAGGAGGCGTTCACCTCGCTCGTGGGCACCGGAAGCGGCGTGCCCGTGCACGTGGACGCAGCCGTGCTGGCCGCCGCCGCGGCGCTCTCGCTGGCCACGCTCGTGGCGAGCGCCTGGGTGCCGGCCCTGCGCGCGGCCCGCGTGTCGGCCGTCGACGCCATCCGCCAGACCCAGGACGTGCGCCTCTCGAAGCGAGCGGGCCGCAAGGCGGGCGCGGGCGCCGGAACGCAGGTGAGGATGGGCGCGGCCGGGAAGCTCTTCGGCGTGCCCGGCTTCGTGGCGCACCGCAACCTCTCGCGCTCCGCCGCACGCGGGCGCACCGTGGTGGCCTCGCTCGCGGTGAGCGTCGTGCTCATCGTGGCCACCGGCAGCCTCGCGGATGCGATGGCCCCCATCTCCGATCGCGCGGCCCGCGGCGGCGCGGCAAGCGAGGCCGACATCGTGGCTTCCGCCCACGTCGACACGAGTGCTTCCGGTTCATACGACCTTTCCGACCATGGCAGGGACCTCGACCTCTTCCTTGAAGACGCGCGCACTATCGAGGGCCTTGAGCTTCTCAGTTCGACGCGCCAGGGCCAGGCGGAAGGCATCGTGCCCGCCGCCATGATCGCGTCAGAGATGAAAGACGTGCGCGAACGCCTCGATGCCGAGCGCAACGCCGACTACGTGCCCTCCAGCTTTAACGAGCAGGGCGACTATCTCGGCTACACGGCGCTGTTCTATCTCGACGACGCCTCGTGGCGCGCGCTCCTGGCGGAGCTCGGCCTCGACGAAGCGGCGTACACCGACCCCGAAAACCCGCACGCCATCGGGCTCAACACGTTCCAGGACACGTTCATGGATGGAACCTACGCGTCGACTGCGCCATTCGCAGGAACAGGGAGCATCGACCTCTACGCCATCGACCGGCCCGACGGGTTCTCCCTCATGGGGATTCTCGACAGCGCCGAAGGCCCGCTCGTGTCCTACCTGGACATAACGGATCCGCAGGGTCCCGCAAAGACGATCCCGCTTGAAGACGTGGCGACGGCGATGCCGCTTAAGGTGGGAGCGCTCGCGAACAAGGAGCCCGACGCCCTAAGCATTATGGGCGCGAGCAACCAATTCCCTGCGTTCATCCTGCCCGAGAGCGTGGCGGTCGCATCGAGCGGCGACTACCGGACGAACCCCTTCACGTACTCGTTCGCAAGTTTCTCGTTCAAGGCCGCCGACCACGCGAAGGCCGCCGACGAGCTGGAGAAGATGGCCGCAGGCTTCGACGGCATCTCCATCAACGTGTCCGACCTCGAGGAGAGCGCGCGCCAGGACCGCCTGACGACGCAGGCCATCCAGCTGTTCGTAATGTGCTTCTCCGTCATCATGGCGCTCATCGCGGTGGCGAACGTGTTCAACACGCTGGCGAACAGCATCATCCTGCGCACGCGCGAGTTCGCGGTGCTGAAGTCGGTCGGTATGGGGGGCCGGGCGTTCGCCCGGATGCTCGCCTGCGAGTGCGCGAGCTACGCGGCGCGCGGCCTGGCGATCGGCCTGGCGGCTGCGACCGCCGTGGCGTGGGCGCTCCATCAGGCCACGGCTTTGGCGTTCGAGGGCCTCGCGTTCTCGCTGCCATGGCCCTACGTGGGCGCCGCGGTGGGCATGGTGCTCGCGGTGCTCGCCCTGAGCGTGGCCTACGCGCTCGCCCGCGCCCGCGCCGGCAGCATCGTGGAGGCCCTGCGCGCCGACGCGATCTAG
- a CDS encoding ABC transporter ATP-binding protein, whose amino-acid sequence MDILTTERLTKVYGQGATALKALDNVSLSIGQGEFVAIVGSSGSGKSTLLHLMGGVDRPTSGTVRLAGTDVYARSDEELAVLRRREVGLVYQFYNLIPVLNVVENMTLPVLMDGRKVNEERLRTLLDGLGLRGHEGFLPNQLSGGQQQRVAIGRALMNAPAVVLADEPTGNLDSRNSNEIMALLRDSNRHFDQTLVVITHDEDIACAADRVIAIEDGRVASDERRR is encoded by the coding sequence ATGGACATCCTGACCACCGAGCGGCTGACGAAGGTGTACGGGCAGGGCGCGACGGCGCTCAAGGCCCTCGACAACGTGTCGCTCTCCATCGGGCAAGGCGAGTTCGTGGCCATCGTGGGCTCGTCGGGTTCCGGCAAGTCGACGCTTCTGCACCTCATGGGCGGCGTCGACCGCCCCACGTCGGGCACCGTGCGCCTGGCCGGCACGGACGTGTACGCGCGCTCCGACGAGGAGCTCGCCGTGCTGCGCCGGCGCGAGGTGGGGCTGGTCTACCAGTTCTACAACCTCATCCCCGTGCTCAACGTGGTGGAGAACATGACGCTGCCCGTGCTCATGGACGGGCGCAAGGTGAACGAGGAGCGCCTGCGCACGCTGCTCGACGGCCTGGGGCTGCGCGGCCACGAGGGCTTCCTGCCCAACCAGCTCTCGGGCGGGCAGCAGCAGCGCGTGGCCATCGGGCGCGCCCTCATGAACGCGCCGGCCGTGGTGCTGGCCGACGAGCCCACGGGAAACCTCGACTCGCGGAACTCGAACGAGATCATGGCTCTCCTGCGCGACTCGAACCGCCACTTCGACCAGACGCTCGTCGTCATCACCCACGACGAGGACATCGCCTGCGCGGCCGACCGCGTCATCGCCATCGAGGACGGGCGCGTGGCCTCGGACGAGAGGCGGCGCTAG
- a CDS encoding sensor histidine kinase, which translates to MSLLRNRSLAVELAVLAAVLGVVAALAWTLAGPGAGLAALASLALACTLFTALSARRYREIARLAAEVDEVLHGGRSIDFADYREGDVAVLKNELAKMTAALAGATDRLGQEKAALADALADVSHQIRTPLTAIGLLVPAIEDAEGPDERARALRELEALVERVGWLVTTLLKLAKADAGAIRVQAAPVDVERLVRDAFAPLAGAFDLRGVSFEADVAPGASFAGDAAWSAEALGNVLKNCLEHTPAGGIVHVSAHEDAVALRLRVTDTGPGIAAEDLPHLFERFYRGAGSEGFGIGLSLARSLTVAQGGTLRAGNDRATDGARFDFAFPKMVV; encoded by the coding sequence ATGAGCCTTCTGCGCAACCGCTCCCTCGCGGTGGAGCTCGCCGTTCTGGCCGCGGTGCTCGGCGTCGTTGCCGCGCTCGCGTGGACGCTCGCCGGGCCGGGCGCGGGGCTTGCGGCGCTGGCGTCCCTCGCCCTCGCCTGCACACTCTTCACCGCGTTATCGGCCCGGCGCTACCGGGAGATCGCGCGGCTGGCCGCCGAGGTGGACGAGGTGCTGCACGGCGGCCGGAGCATCGACTTCGCGGACTACCGCGAGGGCGACGTGGCCGTTCTCAAGAACGAGCTGGCGAAGATGACGGCCGCGCTCGCGGGGGCCACCGATCGCCTCGGGCAGGAGAAGGCCGCGCTCGCCGATGCACTCGCCGACGTGTCGCACCAGATCAGGACGCCGCTCACCGCCATCGGCCTGCTGGTGCCCGCCATCGAGGACGCCGAGGGCCCCGACGAGCGCGCCCGCGCCCTGCGCGAGCTGGAGGCGCTCGTGGAGCGCGTAGGCTGGCTCGTGACGACGCTCCTCAAGCTGGCGAAGGCCGACGCCGGGGCCATCCGCGTGCAGGCCGCTCCCGTGGACGTGGAGCGCCTCGTGCGCGACGCGTTCGCCCCGCTCGCCGGCGCGTTCGACCTGCGCGGCGTGTCCTTCGAGGCGGACGTGGCGCCGGGCGCGTCGTTCGCGGGCGATGCCGCCTGGTCGGCCGAGGCGCTCGGCAACGTGCTGAAGAACTGCCTCGAGCACACGCCCGCCGGCGGCATCGTGCACGTGAGCGCGCATGAGGACGCCGTGGCGTTGCGCCTGCGCGTCACGGACACGGGCCCTGGCATCGCGGCAGAGGACCTGCCGCACCTGTTCGAGCGCTTCTACCGCGGCGCGGGATCGGAGGGCTTCGGCATCGGGCTCTCGCTCGCGCGCTCGCTCACCGTCGCCCAAGGCGGGACGCTGCGCGCCGGCAACGACCGCGCAACCGACGGCGCGCGCTTCGACTTCGCGTTTCCCAAGATGGTGGTGTGA
- a CDS encoding response regulator transcription factor encodes MRILIVEDDAAIVASLTDLLRREGYETEHADGQDAAAALLAGERFDLALVDIALAQGNGFAVCAAAKAADPAPAVIFLTASDDEYSTVAGLDMGADDYIAKPFRARELLSRVKSVLRRTSGASAALRLGDVEVDPTAAAVRKAGAEVQLTALEYRLLLLFAQSQGRLVTREHVRNAIWDSAGEYVSDNTLNVYVKRLRDKIEDDPTNPKLVLTVRGLGYKAGPVAEGGAR; translated from the coding sequence ATGCGCATACTCATCGTGGAAGACGACGCGGCCATCGTGGCCAGCCTGACCGACCTCTTGCGCCGGGAGGGCTACGAGACCGAGCACGCCGACGGCCAGGACGCCGCCGCGGCGCTGCTGGCAGGCGAGCGGTTCGACCTGGCCCTCGTGGACATCGCACTCGCGCAGGGCAACGGGTTCGCCGTGTGCGCGGCGGCGAAGGCGGCCGACCCCGCGCCGGCCGTGATCTTCCTCACGGCCTCCGATGACGAGTACAGCACGGTGGCCGGCCTCGACATGGGTGCCGACGACTACATCGCCAAGCCCTTCCGCGCCCGCGAGCTGCTCTCGCGCGTGAAAAGCGTGCTTCGCCGCACCTCCGGCGCGTCCGCCGCGCTGCGCCTGGGCGACGTTGAGGTGGATCCGACGGCGGCCGCCGTGCGCAAGGCGGGCGCCGAGGTGCAGCTGACCGCTCTCGAGTACCGGCTGCTGCTCCTGTTCGCGCAGAGCCAGGGGCGCCTGGTCACGCGCGAGCACGTGCGCAACGCCATCTGGGACAGCGCCGGCGAGTATGTGAGCGACAACACCCTCAACGTGTACGTGAAGCGCCTGCGCGACAAGATAGAGGACGACCCGACAAACCCCAAACTCGTGCTCACGGTGCGCGGACTCGGGTACAAGGCGGGCCCTGTCGCGGAAGGCGGCGCGCGATGA
- a CDS encoding heavy metal translocating P-type ATPase yields the protein MNKKQKRTRNRIVLAIALFVVVYVVAELLPLSTWLGSETTALWVEFALFLVPYLIAGYDVLLRAAKNIGHGQVFDENFLMSVATIGAFALVLFPDSDPHMAEGAAVMLFYQVGELFQSYAVGKSRKSIADMMDIAPDFANVERDGRLVQVDPYEVAVGDEIVVKAGERVPLDGVVTSGTSQLDTAALTGESVPREVREGDEIISGCVNMTGLITVRATKPFGESTVSRILELVENAAEKKAKTENFITRFARYYTPAVVGIAVLLAVVPPLVLGQNWSDWVQRGLIFLVVSCPCALVISVPLSFFGGIGGASRLGILVKGSNYLETLSHAETVVFDKTGTLTDGSFNVVAVHPASGIDPDRLLSIAAHAEAYSNHPIALSVRAAYSGPIDQQRIDDVQEQSGHGVRARIDEHVVLVGNDKLMSECGVGCHDCELTGTILHVSLDGEYIGHIVIADVVKPDAAEAVAALRAAGVKKTVMLTGDRADVAAAVAKELGIDEFRAQLLPQDKVAEVEKLLEETHAHATGKGKLAFVGDGINDAPVLTRADIGIAMGAMGSDAAIEAADVVLMDDKPSNIARAIGIARKTMGIVWQNIVFALGVKFLVLILAAVGIANMWLAVFADVGVAVIAVLNAMRAMNVRKR from the coding sequence ATGAACAAGAAACAGAAACGCACGAGGAACCGCATCGTCCTCGCCATCGCGCTGTTCGTCGTCGTGTACGTCGTGGCGGAGCTGCTTCCGCTGTCGACGTGGCTCGGCAGCGAGACGACGGCGCTGTGGGTGGAGTTCGCGCTGTTCCTCGTCCCCTACCTCATCGCCGGCTACGACGTGCTGCTGCGCGCGGCGAAGAACATCGGCCACGGCCAGGTGTTCGACGAGAACTTCCTCATGAGCGTGGCCACCATCGGCGCTTTCGCGCTGGTGCTGTTCCCCGACAGCGACCCGCACATGGCCGAAGGCGCGGCCGTTATGCTGTTCTACCAGGTGGGCGAGCTGTTCCAAAGCTACGCCGTGGGCAAATCGCGCAAGTCCATCGCCGACATGATGGACATCGCGCCCGACTTCGCCAACGTGGAGCGCGACGGGCGGCTCGTGCAGGTGGATCCCTACGAGGTGGCCGTGGGCGACGAGATCGTCGTCAAAGCCGGCGAGCGCGTCCCGCTCGACGGCGTGGTGACAAGCGGCACGTCGCAGCTCGACACCGCGGCCCTCACCGGCGAGTCGGTGCCGCGCGAGGTGCGCGAAGGCGACGAGATCATCTCGGGCTGCGTCAACATGACCGGCCTCATCACAGTGCGTGCGACCAAGCCCTTCGGCGAGTCCACCGTGAGTCGCATCCTCGAGCTCGTGGAGAACGCGGCCGAGAAGAAGGCCAAGACCGAGAACTTCATCACCCGCTTCGCGCGCTACTACACCCCGGCGGTCGTCGGCATCGCGGTGCTGCTGGCCGTCGTGCCGCCGCTCGTGCTGGGCCAGAACTGGTCCGACTGGGTGCAGCGCGGGCTGATCTTCCTCGTGGTGTCGTGCCCCTGCGCGCTCGTCATCAGCGTGCCCTTGTCGTTCTTCGGCGGCATCGGCGGCGCCTCGCGCCTCGGCATCCTCGTGAAGGGCAGCAACTACCTGGAGACGTTGAGCCATGCCGAGACGGTCGTGTTCGACAAGACCGGCACGCTCACCGACGGCTCGTTCAACGTGGTTGCCGTGCACCCCGCCTCCGGCATCGACCCCGACCGGCTGCTGTCCATCGCGGCGCACGCCGAGGCGTACTCGAACCACCCGATCGCCCTGTCGGTGCGCGCGGCCTACTCGGGACCCATCGACCAGCAGCGCATCGACGACGTGCAGGAGCAGAGCGGCCACGGCGTGCGGGCGCGCATCGACGAGCACGTGGTGCTCGTAGGCAACGACAAGCTCATGAGCGAGTGCGGCGTGGGCTGCCACGACTGCGAGCTGACCGGCACCATCCTGCACGTGTCGCTCGACGGGGAGTACATCGGCCACATCGTCATCGCCGACGTCGTGAAGCCCGACGCGGCCGAGGCCGTCGCCGCCTTGCGCGCGGCCGGCGTGAAGAAGACCGTCATGCTGACGGGCGACCGCGCCGACGTGGCCGCCGCCGTGGCGAAGGAGCTGGGCATCGACGAGTTCCGCGCGCAGCTTCTGCCCCAGGACAAGGTGGCGGAAGTGGAGAAGCTCCTCGAAGAGACGCACGCGCACGCCACCGGGAAGGGCAAGCTGGCGTTCGTGGGCGACGGCATCAACGACGCGCCCGTGCTCACCCGCGCCGACATCGGCATCGCCATGGGCGCGATGGGCTCGGACGCGGCCATCGAGGCGGCCGACGTGGTGCTCATGGACGACAAGCCGTCCAACATCGCGCGGGCGATCGGCATCGCCCGCAAGACCATGGGCATCGTGTGGCAGAACATCGTGTTCGCCCTCGGCGTGAAGTTCCTCGTGCTGATCCTGGCGGCGGTGGGCATCGCGAACATGTGGCTGGCCGTGTTCGCCGACGTGGGCGTGGCCGTGATCGCCGTCCTCAACGCCATGCGCGCCATGAACGTGAGGAAGAGGTAG
- a CDS encoding cation transporter: MRKAFKLQDLDCANCAAKMENAISNIDGVKSATVSFMTQKLVLEADDDRFEAVLDEAERACRKIEPDCVILR, encoded by the coding sequence ATGCGCAAAGCATTCAAGCTCCAGGACCTCGACTGCGCGAACTGCGCGGCCAAGATGGAGAACGCCATCTCGAACATCGACGGCGTGAAAAGCGCCACGGTCAGCTTCATGACGCAGAAGCTCGTGTTGGAAGCCGACGACGACCGCTTCGAAGCGGTGCTCGACGAGGCCGAGCGCGCGTGCCGCAAGATCGAGCCGGATTGCGTCATCCTGCGCTAA
- a CDS encoding ArsR/SmtB family transcription factor codes for MVSTRNEEHGTVAPAAEHDHRCACGSAEHPSPDQPPESLPDEELLYDLADLFKVFGDTTRIKILYALMGTERCVADIAELVGATQSAVSHQLRTLKQARLVKFQRDGKNVIYSLSDDHVYTMLAQGMTHICE; via the coding sequence ATGGTATCTACGAGAAACGAAGAGCACGGAACGGTCGCACCGGCGGCCGAGCACGACCACCGGTGCGCGTGCGGCAGCGCGGAGCATCCCTCGCCCGACCAGCCGCCCGAATCGTTGCCCGACGAGGAACTGCTCTACGACCTGGCCGACCTGTTCAAGGTGTTCGGCGACACGACGCGCATCAAGATCCTCTACGCCCTCATGGGAACGGAGCGGTGCGTGGCCGACATCGCCGAGCTCGTCGGCGCCACGCAGAGCGCCGTGTCGCACCAGCTGCGCACGCTCAAGCAGGCCCGCCTCGTCAAGTTCCAGCGCGACGGCAAGAACGTCATCTACTCGCTGTCCGACGACCACGTGTACACCATGCTCGCCCAGGGCATGACCCACATCTGCGAATAG